The proteins below come from a single Phocoena sinus isolate mPhoSin1 chromosome 2, mPhoSin1.pri, whole genome shotgun sequence genomic window:
- the KBTBD13 gene encoding kelch repeat and BTB domain-containing protein 13 codes for MSRTIFSQEDIYMPRVSFCWYGGAPESVTAASRPPEAASAPGPAMPQGPGVLMQVWVGSQLFQADQALLVEHCGFFRGLFRSGMREARAAEVRLGALSPDGFRTMLQVLRGERPALAAPDELLQAVECAAFLQTPALARFLEHSLTSDNCALLCDAAAAFGLHDVFHSAALFIRDSAGEQAAELALPEARAYVEALRPSSYVAVSTHAPAPGFLEDASRTVCYLDEEEDVWRTLAALPLEASTLLAGVATLGNKLYIVGGVRGPNKEVVELGFCYDPDGGTWREFPSPHQPRYDTALAGFDGHLYAIGGEFQRMAMSSVERYDPAAGCWSFAANLPQPAAGVPCAQARGRLFVCLWRPADTTTVVEYTVMADAWLPIAELRRPQSYGHCMVAHRDSLYVVRNGPKDDFLHCAIDCLNLATGQWTALPGQFVNSKGALFTAVVRGDTVYTVNLMFTLLYAIEGGTWRLLREKAGFPRPGSLQTVLLRLPPGARGQVASTTPEL; via the coding sequence ATGAGCCGTACTATCTTTAGCCAGGAAGATATTTATATGCCCCGGGTAAGTTTTTGCTGGTACGGGGGAGCCCCGGAGTCGGTGACCGCTGCATCCAGGCCCCCGGAGGCGGCCTCCGCGCCTGGGCCCGCCATGCCGCAGGGCCCTGGGGTCCTGATGCAGGTGTGGGTGGGCAGCCAGCTCTTCCAGGCCGACCAGGCCCTGCTGGTGGAGCACTGCGGCTTCTTCCGCGGCCTCTTCCGCTCGGGCATGAGGGAGGCGCGCGCGGCCGAGGTGCGCCTGGGCGCTCTGAGCCCGGACGGCTTCCGCACCATGCTGCAGGTGCTGCGCGGCGAAAGGCCGGCGCTGGCAGCCCCCGACGAGCTGCTGCAAGCCGTGGAGTGCGCCGCTTTCCTGCAGACGCCGGCGCTGGCGCGCTTTCTGGAGCACAGCCTCACGTCGGACAACTGCGCGCTGCTGTGCGACGCTGCCGCCGCCTTCGGCCTGCACGACGTCTTCCACAGCGCCGCGCTCTTCATCCGCGACAGCGCCGGCGAGCAAGCGGCCGAGCTGGCGCTACCCGAGGCTCGCGCCTACGTGGAGGCGCTGCGACCCAGCAGCTACGTGGCCGTCAGCACTCACGCGCCGGCGCCCGGCTTCTTGGAGGACGCATCGCGCACCGTGTGCTACCTGGACGAAGAAGAGGACGTGTGGCGTACGCTGGCCGCGCTGCCTCTGGAGGCCAGCACGCTGCTGGCCGGCGTGGCTACGCTGGGCAACAAGCTCTACATCGTGGGGGGCGTGCGGGGCCCCAACAAGGAAGTGGTGGAACTGGGCTTCTGCTACGACCCCGACGGCGGCACGTGGCGCGAGttccccagcccccaccagccGCGCTACGACACGGCGCTGGCCGGCTTTGACGGCCACCTTTATGCCATCGGGGGCGAATTCCAGAGAATGGCCATGAGCTCCGTGGAGCGCTACGACCCGGCCGCGGGCTGCTGGAGCTTCGCGGCCAACCTGCCGCAGCCAGCTGCCGGCGTGCCCTGCGCCCAAGCCCGCGGCCGCCTCTTCGTGTGTCTGTGGCGGCCAGCCGACACCACGACCGTGGTGGAGTACACGGTGATGGCAGACGCGTGGCTGCCCATAGCCGAGCTGCGGCGCCCTCAGAGCTATGGCCACTGCATGGTGGCCCACCGCGATAGTCTCTACGTGGTGCGCAACGGACCTAAGGATGACTTCCTGCACTGCGCCATCGACTGCCTTAACCTGGCCACGGGCCAGTGGACAGCGCTGCCCGGCCAGTTCGTCAACAGCAAGGGCGCGCTTTTCACGGCCGTGGTGCGCGGCGACACCGTCTATACGGTCAACCTCATGTTTACGCTGCTCTATGCCATTGAGGGTGGTACCTGGCGGCTGCTCAGGGAGAAGGCCGGCTTCCCACGGCCCGGCTCCTTGCAGACCGTTCTCCTCAGGCTGCCTCCCGGTGCCCGGGGGCAGGTGGCCTCCACGACGCCAGAACTGTGA